A window of Streptomyces sp. Je 1-332 genomic DNA:
TCGTCATGCCGAAGGAGGCCCTGAAGTTCGACCACGGCGCGGGACACGGCGGCCACGAGGGAGGTCACACGGGCTGACGGCGGCCGCACACCTGGACGTCACTCTTTCGTGAATCGTCGCGCCGGGTGACGCCGGGTAGTTCTGTGGCCGGAGGCGAGCCCATGGAACAGACTGCGTTGCGTCCCAAGCCGATGCCCGGACAGGAATCGGGGCCGGGCGGCGAATACGGCAGAGTCGGCAGATTCGGCGCCGGGCGGAGGTTCGGCATCGGGCGGAAGACCCGCGGCGGGCGGACACCCGGCACGGGCCGCAGAGGCGGGTCCGGCTCCGGCTCCGGGTCCGGAGCCGGACCCGGGGCCAGGTCCGGCCACCGTCCGCACGCCGCGCGGCGGCGCGGACGGCGGCTGATCACCCTGCTCTTCGGGCTGCTCTTCTCGGCGGTCCTCGTGTTGACGGGGGTGGGCCTTGGCACCGTCAGCGCTACGGTCATAGGCATGAGCAAGCTCGCCGACATGCAGAAGCAGGCGCAGAAGCAGGCGCAGGCGCAGGGCGACGCCAAGGGCAAGGGTGCACAGGCCCCACCGGGCGGCCCCGCGGGGCCCGGCGCCCCTGCCGCTCCGGGTACGGCGCCCAAGCCCGCCACCCCGCCGAAGCCGCCGCGGAAGGAGCCCGACAAGGCACGGGAGCGGACCGCCGCGCGCCCCACGCTCGGCGTCGAGGCCGTCGACGCCCCCAAGGGCGCGGGGGCCCTGCTCGTGGGCGTGCACAGCCCGGGTCCGGGCTATACCGCCGGTCTCGTACGCGGTGACGTACTGCTCGCCCTCGGCAAGACCCGCGTCACGTCGGCCAAGGCCCTGGCGGCCGCGGTCGCCGCAGCCGCACCGGGGAGGAACGTCACTGTGACCGTCCGCCACGCGAGCGGAGGGCGGCAGCTGCTGTCGGTGACGCCGGGCTTCGTGACATGAGGTGGCGTGCGGTGAGCTGGCGCGCGGCGAGGTGGCGTGCGGCGACGTGGAGTGCGGTGAGCTGGCGTGCGGCGAGGTGGCATGGCGTGACATGACGGGAGGGGTCCGCCGCGAATCGGCTCGCGCACGCGCCAGGGCAGGGGCAGGATCGGCACCACCGGTACCGCGCGGTACCGCCGTACCCGCCGTCCCGCCGAACCGCCGTGCACGCCGCAGCGAGCAGCCCTGGAGGCCCCCATGACCGGCACCCCCGCGACCGGTACAACCGGCACCCCCGCACCCTTCACCTCCGACGACTACAAGGCCCGCATGGACCGCGCCGCGGCCGACGCGGCGGACGCGGGGCTCGCCGGGCTGCTGGTCGCGCCGGGCCCCGACATGGTCTGGCTCACCGGCTACCGGCCCACCGCCGACACCGAGCGCCTCACCGTCCTCGTGCTCGCCGCGGGGCAGGAGCCGGTGCTCGTGGTGCCCACCCTGGAGGCCCCGGACGCGGAGCTTGCCGCGGGCGCGAGGGCGCTCTCCTTGCGGGACTGGACCGACGGCAAGGATCCCTATGCGGCGACCGCGCCGCTCCTGGACGTCGACGGCCGCTTCGGGATCAGTGACAACTCCTGGGCCATGCATCTCCTCGGCTTCCAGAAGGAGCTGCCGAACACCTCCTACGTGTCCCTCACCGAGGCCCTCCCCATGCTGCGGGCCGTCAAGGACGCCGCCGAGCTGGAGCGCCTCGCTGCCGCGGGCGCCGCCGCGGACTCCGCGTACGAAGAAATCAAGAAGGTCCCCTTCGCGGGCCGCAAGGAGACGGACATCGCCGCCGATCTCGCCGACCTGCTGCGGCGGTTCGGGCACTCCCAGGTCGACTTCACCGTCGTCGGCTCGGGGCCGAACGGCGCCAACCCGCACCACGAGGCGAGCGCGCGCGTCATCGAACACGGCGACATGGTCGTCCTGGACTTCGGCGGCCTGCTGCACGGTTACGGCTCCGACACCTCGCGCACGGTGCACGTGGGTGAGCCGGGGGCCGAGGAGCAGCGCGTCCACGACATCGTCCGCGAGGCGCAGGAGGCGGGGTGCCGGGCGGTGCGGCCCGGCACCGCCTGCCAGGACGTCGACAGGGCGGCGCGGGCGGTGATCGCCGATGCCGGGTACGGCGAGCAGTTCATCCACCGCACCGGGCACGGCATCGGCGTCACCACCCATGAGCCGCCCTACATGATCGAGGGCGAGGAACTGCCGCTCGTGCCCGGCATGTGCTTCTCCGTGGAGCCCGGCATCTATCTGCCGGGCCGCTTCGGCGTGCGCATCGAGGACATAGTGACGGTCACCGAGGACGGCGTACGGCGCCTCAACTCCACGCCGCGAGAGCTGGCGATCGTCAACTGACCGCCCCCGTAGGCCTCATCCCGTAGACCTACCCCATCCCGTGACCTGCCTCCTCCCGTAGCCTCATCCCGTAGTGCTCAGGGCGTCGCGAGCACCACGCACGACTCGGCGGGCAGCCGCAGCAGCCCGTCCGCGCCGGGTGCGGTGACCGGCTCCCACGCCGCGAGCACCCGCGCGCCACGGCCGCCCAGCGGGATGTCGACCGTCTCCTTGCCGATGTTCACCGCGACCCGCAGATCACCGCGCCTGATCGCGAACCAGCGCTTCTGCTCGTCGTACGCGACCCGCAGCGCCGCCAGGTCGGGGTCGAGGAGGTCCCCGCGGGAGCGGCGCAGGGCGATCAGCTCGCGGTACCAGGCGAGCACGCGCGCGTGGGGGTCGGTCAGGGGCTCTGCCCAGTCGAGACAGGAGCGGTCCCTGGTGGCCGGGTCCTGCGGATCCGGAATGTCTCCCTCGGCCCAGCCGTGCGCCGCGAACTCCCGCCGCCTGCCCCGGCGTACGGCATCGGCGAGCTCGGGATCGGTGTGGTCCGTGAAGAACTGCCAGGGCGTCGCGGCGCCCCACTCCTCGCCCATGAACAGCATGGGCGTGAAGGGCCCGGTGAGGGTGAGCGCGGCGGCGCAGGCGAGCAGGCCGGGGGAGAGGGTGGCGGAGAGCCGGTCTCCTTGCGCGCGATTGCCGACCTGGTCGTGGGTCTGCGTGTAGCCGAGGAAGCGGAACGCGGGAGTCCGGGCGCGGTCCACGCGGCGGCCGTGCCGGCGCCCCCGGAAGGTCGAGTAGGTGCCGTCGTGGAAGAAGGCGCCCGTCAGCGTCTTGGCGAGCGCGGCGAAGGGCGCGCGGGCGAAGTCTTCGTAGTAGCCGCTCGCCTCGCCGGTGAGCGTGGCGTGCAGCGCGTGGTGGAAGTCGTCGTTCCACTGCGCGTGCAGGCCGAGACCGCCCTCCGCGCGCGGGGTGACGACGCGCGGGTCGCCCTGGTCGGACTCGGCGATCAGCGCCAGCGGTCTGCCGAGCTCGTCGGCCAGCTCGTCCACGGCCCCCGAGAGCTCTTCCAGGAAGTGGCACGCGCGCGTGTCCCGCAGCGCGTGCACC
This region includes:
- a CDS encoding aminopeptidase P family protein gives rise to the protein MTGTPATGTTGTPAPFTSDDYKARMDRAAADAADAGLAGLLVAPGPDMVWLTGYRPTADTERLTVLVLAAGQEPVLVVPTLEAPDAELAAGARALSLRDWTDGKDPYAATAPLLDVDGRFGISDNSWAMHLLGFQKELPNTSYVSLTEALPMLRAVKDAAELERLAAAGAAADSAYEEIKKVPFAGRKETDIAADLADLLRRFGHSQVDFTVVGSGPNGANPHHEASARVIEHGDMVVLDFGGLLHGYGSDTSRTVHVGEPGAEEQRVHDIVREAQEAGCRAVRPGTACQDVDRAARAVIADAGYGEQFIHRTGHGIGVTTHEPPYMIEGEELPLVPGMCFSVEPGIYLPGRFGVRIEDIVTVTEDGVRRLNSTPRELAIVN
- a CDS encoding S1C family serine protease; translation: MEQTALRPKPMPGQESGPGGEYGRVGRFGAGRRFGIGRKTRGGRTPGTGRRGGSGSGSGSGAGPGARSGHRPHAARRRGRRLITLLFGLLFSAVLVLTGVGLGTVSATVIGMSKLADMQKQAQKQAQAQGDAKGKGAQAPPGGPAGPGAPAAPGTAPKPATPPKPPRKEPDKARERTAARPTLGVEAVDAPKGAGALLVGVHSPGPGYTAGLVRGDVLLALGKTRVTSAKALAAAVAAAAPGRNVTVTVRHASGGRQLLSVTPGFVT
- the treZ gene encoding malto-oligosyltrehalose trehalohydrolase; the encoded protein is MEFEVWAPGAERVALQCEGATRAMERAEGRAGWWTARADAADGARYGFSLDEGPVLPDPRSRRQPDGPDGLSAVVDHDRYAWRAPWAGRGVRDAVLYELHVGTYTPDGTLDSAAGRLGHLAELGVTHVELMPLCPFPGRHGWGYEGVSLWAVHEPYGGPDALKRFVDAAHAHGLGVVLDVVHNHLGPSGNHLPAFGPYFTETHQTPWGAAVNLDAPGSDEVRAYLTGSALAWLRDYRLDGLRLDAVHALRDTRACHFLEELSGAVDELADELGRPLALIAESDQGDPRVVTPRAEGGLGLHAQWNDDFHHALHATLTGEASGYYEDFARAPFAALAKTLTGAFFHDGTYSTFRGRRHGRRVDRARTPAFRFLGYTQTHDQVGNRAQGDRLSATLSPGLLACAAALTLTGPFTPMLFMGEEWGAATPWQFFTDHTDPELADAVRRGRRREFAAHGWAEGDIPDPQDPATRDRSCLDWAEPLTDPHARVLAWYRELIALRRSRGDLLDPDLAALRVAYDEQKRWFAIRRGDLRVAVNIGKETVDIPLGGRGARVLAAWEPVTAPGADGLLRLPAESCVVLATP